A DNA window from Agarivorans sp. TSD2052 contains the following coding sequences:
- a CDS encoding HAMP domain-containing sensor histidine kinase codes for MLLSLLLASYYLQQVSKQGQHTAFLAADLVSSSKRLDESLLDLERSARQFRVLADESLLALYQRQWLRLSNDLADFEQQRDDAELLNIIAQLHQQLQALSLMMAEPEENQNEQLNQQFRDLAQLGHQYDQRSQSLVEELAEQLEQASQLAQQRLILSMLSLPFAATAAVLLVLVITRPLQQLRPQIARLKSGEFNQAIKVSGATEVMVIADALDDMRLRLLNLEQQKTSFIRHISHELKTPLAAIREGNELLYDNSAGPLNPQQQEITEILRDSSLRLQQLIEALLDFNLLLDTPGQVNQQPVSLKGLIEQVISSHRLSLNSRQLSTQLALQESVVVANQEQLRVIIDNLLSNAIKFSPEQGEITLGSSAQGSGVTLYIDDQGTGIDEALQQRIFQPFVQGKAAKDPRLKGSGLGLTIAKELVERQHAHLRYQRLSKGSRFLVEGLQGSEPDEK; via the coding sequence TTGTTATTGAGCTTGTTATTGGCCTCATATTATTTGCAACAAGTGTCTAAGCAAGGTCAGCACACTGCGTTTTTAGCCGCTGATCTGGTATCGAGTAGTAAACGGCTCGATGAGTCTTTGCTAGATCTAGAGCGCAGCGCTCGCCAATTTCGCGTGTTGGCAGACGAAAGCTTATTAGCGTTATACCAAAGGCAATGGTTACGTTTATCCAATGACCTGGCTGATTTTGAACAGCAGCGAGATGACGCCGAGTTATTAAATATCATTGCGCAGTTACATCAGCAGTTACAGGCGCTAAGTCTGATGATGGCAGAGCCAGAAGAAAATCAGAATGAACAGCTAAACCAACAATTTCGCGATTTGGCGCAGTTAGGACACCAATACGATCAGCGCAGCCAAAGCTTAGTGGAGGAATTAGCCGAGCAATTGGAGCAAGCGTCTCAGTTAGCGCAGCAGCGGCTAATTCTCAGTATGCTGAGTCTTCCTTTTGCTGCGACCGCCGCCGTGTTATTGGTGTTGGTGATTACTCGGCCGCTACAACAATTACGACCACAAATAGCGCGGCTTAAATCCGGTGAGTTTAATCAAGCGATTAAGGTTAGTGGTGCCACAGAAGTAATGGTTATCGCTGATGCTTTAGACGATATGCGCTTGCGCTTACTTAACCTTGAGCAGCAAAAAACCAGTTTTATTCGCCACATTTCCCACGAGCTGAAAACGCCTTTGGCGGCGATTAGGGAAGGAAACGAACTGCTCTATGATAATAGCGCAGGCCCTCTCAACCCGCAGCAGCAAGAAATTACCGAAATTCTGCGTGATAGCAGTTTACGCCTGCAACAACTGATTGAAGCCTTGTTAGACTTTAATTTATTGCTGGATACTCCAGGACAGGTTAACCAGCAGCCTGTATCGCTTAAAGGCCTTATCGAACAAGTCATTAGTAGCCATCGTTTAAGCCTTAATAGTCGTCAGCTAAGCACTCAGTTAGCCCTGCAAGAAAGTGTGGTGGTCGCGAATCAAGAGCAGCTCAGAGTTATCATTGATAACTTACTATCAAACGCGATTAAATTCTCACCTGAACAAGGTGAAATCACTCTCGGTTCAAGCGCGCAAGGTTCAGGGGTTACGCTGTATATTGATGATCAAGGCACGGGCATTGACGAAGCGTTACAACAACGTATATTCCAGCCTTTTGTGCAAGGAAAAGCGGCTAAAGACCCGCGTTTAAAAGGCAGCGGTTTAGGCCTAACCATTGCTAAAGAATTAGTGGAGAGGCAGCATGCTCATCTCCGCTACCAACGACTCAGCAAGGGGAGTCGATTTTTGGTCGAAGGATTACAAGGAAGCGAACCGGATGAAAAGTAG
- a CDS encoding dicarboxylate/amino acid:cation symporter, with the protein MDTAQPLYKNIGVQVVIAMIIGTIVGVLMGEQAAVFAPLGTIFIHLIKMLVIPLIGVSIIAGAANLGNSPAAGKIGISTFAFFLATSAVAVALALVMGNIFQPGTGLDLSQASGMFSSEYADKGGVPGVMETVIGMIPVNIFASLMDANILQIMVFCLFFGVALSKQPSDKTAPLMSSLDTIIKAFIWMINIVMIIAPIGVFGLMAESVGTFGFAMLGLVAKLFAVYVAAILIYGFVFYPLTIKLFSNISVRDFMSAMKKPQAVALSTASSMATLPVTMEVVEEELNVSKATASFVLPLGATINMSGNAIYYGLVAVFFAQMFQVDLGLAAYAAIIFTATLGAIGQAGVPGPSFLVVAVLLAAGIPIEGLPLLFALDRIFDMIRTSLNITGDAACAVIVDRFNEKHL; encoded by the coding sequence ATGGACACAGCACAACCGCTTTACAAGAATATTGGTGTACAAGTCGTCATCGCGATGATTATTGGCACTATCGTTGGCGTACTCATGGGCGAACAAGCCGCCGTATTTGCCCCCTTAGGCACCATTTTCATCCATCTTATTAAAATGTTGGTGATCCCATTAATTGGTGTATCTATTATCGCGGGTGCCGCCAATTTGGGGAATAGCCCAGCCGCTGGGAAAATTGGCATTAGCACCTTCGCCTTTTTCCTTGCCACCTCGGCGGTAGCTGTGGCCTTAGCCCTAGTCATGGGCAATATTTTTCAACCTGGAACAGGTCTTGACCTTAGCCAAGCTAGCGGCATGTTTTCTAGCGAGTATGCTGATAAAGGCGGGGTTCCCGGTGTCATGGAAACCGTTATCGGCATGATTCCGGTGAACATTTTCGCCTCGCTTATGGACGCCAACATTTTGCAAATTATGGTGTTCTGCTTGTTCTTCGGTGTCGCATTGTCTAAGCAACCCAGTGATAAAACCGCGCCGCTAATGAGCAGCCTAGACACCATTATTAAAGCCTTTATCTGGATGATTAACATCGTAATGATCATTGCGCCTATTGGGGTATTTGGCTTAATGGCTGAATCGGTAGGCACCTTTGGTTTTGCTATGTTGGGCTTGGTGGCGAAGCTCTTTGCAGTATACGTAGCAGCCATTCTAATTTATGGATTTGTGTTTTATCCACTGACCATTAAGTTGTTCTCTAATATCTCGGTTCGCGACTTTATGAGTGCGATGAAAAAACCACAAGCCGTGGCCTTATCAACCGCTTCATCGATGGCTACCCTGCCAGTCACCATGGAAGTTGTAGAAGAAGAACTCAATGTATCAAAAGCGACCGCTTCGTTTGTGCTGCCCTTAGGTGCCACCATAAATATGAGCGGTAACGCCATCTATTATGGATTAGTGGCAGTATTTTTTGCTCAGATGTTCCAAGTGGATTTAGGCTTAGCCGCTTATGCAGCAATTATCTTTACCGCAACCTTGGGTGCCATTGGCCAAGCCGGTGTGCCGGGGCCGTCGTTCTTGGTCGTCGCGGTGCTATTAGCAGCAGGCATTCCTATTGAAGGCCTACCACTATTGTTTGCCTTAGATCGTATCTTTGACATGATCCGCACCTCACTTAACATCACGGGTGACGCAGCTTGCGCGGTCATTGTTGATCGCTTTAACGAGAAACACCTTTAA
- a CDS encoding sigma 54-interacting transcriptional regulator: MNEIKHTNGNVLVVDDDPSLLRLISLRLQSAGYHVQAVASAKQALAELESYPAQLVISDVRMDGMDGLALFNAIKQLYPSLPVMLLTAHGNIPDAIAATQQGVFGYLTKPFDSQELLAKVAEALRLQTPAGEKVQPSEQAAWRRDIISRSPIMDVLIKQIQQVAPSDVNIMIQGESGSGKELLAQAIHQASSRNNKPFVAVNCAAIPEGLFESELFGHVKGAFSGAAHAHNGLFQAAHGGTLFLDEIADTPLSVQVKLLRALQEREVRPVGSTKNIAVDVRIVSATHQDLYQAVQQQQFREDLYYRLNVVELVLPPLAKRQEDIPLLVHHFSQQIADRQASPLKTYSPEAMASLVAARWPGNVRQLMNVVEQTNALSTGPLIPVQLVQQALREKAELVSFSQARDEFERGYLARLLRLTQGNVSQAARLAMRNRTEFYKLLERHHLRPESFRA; encoded by the coding sequence ATGAACGAAATTAAACACACTAATGGCAATGTACTGGTGGTAGATGACGACCCCAGTTTATTGAGGCTAATTAGCTTACGCCTTCAATCTGCGGGTTATCATGTACAGGCGGTAGCCAGCGCTAAACAAGCTCTGGCTGAGCTAGAAAGCTATCCTGCGCAGTTGGTGATCAGTGATGTGCGCATGGATGGCATGGACGGCCTAGCGTTGTTCAATGCCATTAAACAATTATATCCAAGCCTACCGGTAATGTTACTTACCGCCCATGGCAATATCCCCGATGCCATCGCGGCCACTCAGCAAGGGGTGTTTGGTTATCTAACTAAACCCTTTGATAGCCAAGAGTTACTGGCTAAAGTAGCTGAAGCTTTGCGTTTACAAACGCCTGCGGGTGAAAAAGTTCAGCCAAGTGAGCAAGCTGCATGGCGCCGCGATATTATTAGTCGCAGCCCCATCATGGACGTGCTAATTAAGCAGATCCAGCAAGTAGCGCCCAGCGATGTAAACATTATGATTCAGGGTGAAAGTGGTTCCGGTAAAGAGTTGCTGGCCCAGGCGATTCATCAGGCCAGTTCGCGTAACAATAAGCCTTTTGTGGCGGTAAATTGTGCCGCTATTCCAGAAGGTTTGTTTGAATCAGAGTTGTTTGGTCATGTGAAAGGGGCGTTTAGCGGGGCTGCTCATGCTCATAATGGCTTATTTCAAGCGGCTCATGGTGGTACTTTGTTTTTGGACGAAATTGCCGATACGCCTTTGAGTGTGCAGGTTAAGTTGTTGCGAGCCCTGCAAGAGCGTGAAGTTCGCCCAGTGGGTTCTACTAAGAACATTGCGGTAGATGTTCGGATTGTGTCCGCTACCCATCAAGATCTGTATCAAGCGGTGCAGCAGCAACAGTTTAGAGAAGATCTTTATTACCGACTTAATGTGGTCGAACTAGTTCTGCCGCCTTTGGCAAAACGCCAAGAAGATATACCCTTGTTGGTACATCATTTCAGTCAGCAAATCGCTGATCGCCAAGCCTCGCCACTTAAAACCTACTCCCCTGAGGCCATGGCCAGTTTAGTGGCTGCCCGTTGGCCGGGTAATGTTAGGCAATTAATGAATGTGGTAGAGCAAACCAATGCCTTATCTACAGGGCCATTAATTCCAGTACAATTAGTGCAGCAAGCTTTGCGAGAAAAAGCTGAATTGGTCAGTTTCTCTCAAGCTAGAGATGAGTTTGAGCGAGGTTATTTAGCGCGCTTATTGCGCTTAACTCAGGGTAATGTAAGTCAGGCTGCGCGCTTAGCGATGCGTAACCGCACCGAATTTTATAAACTACTGGAGCGCCACCATCTGCGCCCCGAGTCGTTTCGTGCTTAA
- a CDS encoding lipoprotein — protein MKKMLLVACSVAWLSACSSSAPEQNQGVMITDKSDDVVSCDIIGVFNVDPQSLDTDQGKQEMTSRVMTLKGNAVQLIPLTTASPELVSVHVYECPKAS, from the coding sequence ATGAAAAAAATGCTGTTAGTGGCTTGTTCAGTGGCCTGGTTAAGTGCCTGTTCTAGTTCAGCCCCAGAACAAAACCAAGGTGTGATGATCACCGACAAGTCAGACGATGTAGTCAGCTGCGATATTATCGGCGTGTTTAACGTAGATCCACAAAGTTTAGATACCGATCAAGGTAAGCAAGAAATGACCAGTAGGGTGATGACGCTTAAAGGAAACGCTGTACAACTGATACCACTCACCACCGCTTCTCCTGAATTAGTGTCGGTGCATGTGTACGAGTGCCCCAAAGCGTCTTAA
- the asd gene encoding aspartate-semialdehyde dehydrogenase — MKVGLVGWRGMVGSVLMQRMREENDFAHIAPVFFSTSQVGIAGPDVGTGETTLQDAFDIDSLKAMDTIITCQGGDYTKDVYPKLRESGWDGYWIDAASALRMEDDAVIVLDPVNRDVIDQALTKGVKTYVGGNCTVSLLLMAIGGLFEKDLIEWVSPMTYQAASGAGARNMRELISQMGTIRDDVASELADPASAILDIDRKVADKMRSADFPTDQFGVPLAGSLIPWIDVPLASGQSKEEWKAQVEANKILGTSDNQTPIDGICVRIGAMRCHSQALTIKLKKDLPVSEIEDILAAHNDWVKVIPNDRELSAQELTPTKVTGTLSVPVGRIRKLTMGPEYISAFTVGDQLLWGAAEPLRRMLRILLAK; from the coding sequence ATGAAAGTAGGTTTGGTTGGTTGGCGCGGCATGGTGGGTTCCGTGTTGATGCAGCGTATGCGCGAAGAGAACGATTTTGCCCACATAGCCCCAGTTTTTTTTAGTACTTCTCAAGTCGGCATTGCTGGCCCAGATGTGGGCACCGGCGAGACCACCTTGCAAGATGCCTTCGACATCGACAGCCTTAAAGCCATGGACACCATCATCACCTGCCAAGGTGGCGATTACACCAAAGATGTTTACCCTAAGCTACGCGAGAGCGGCTGGGATGGTTACTGGATCGACGCAGCCTCTGCATTACGTATGGAAGATGACGCGGTTATCGTGTTAGACCCCGTTAATCGTGATGTTATTGACCAAGCTTTAACCAAGGGTGTTAAAACTTACGTTGGCGGCAACTGTACTGTTTCATTGTTACTCATGGCAATTGGCGGTCTATTCGAAAAAGACTTAATCGAATGGGTTAGCCCGATGACCTATCAAGCGGCTTCAGGCGCGGGTGCGCGCAACATGCGAGAATTGATTAGCCAGATGGGTACAATTCGCGATGATGTAGCCAGCGAGCTAGCGGATCCTGCTTCGGCCATTCTCGATATTGATCGCAAGGTAGCGGACAAAATGCGCAGCGCAGATTTCCCGACCGATCAATTTGGCGTACCACTAGCGGGCAGCTTAATCCCTTGGATTGATGTTCCCCTAGCCAGCGGCCAAAGCAAAGAAGAGTGGAAAGCTCAGGTCGAAGCCAACAAAATTTTAGGCACCAGTGATAACCAAACCCCGATTGATGGGATTTGTGTCCGCATTGGCGCCATGCGTTGTCACAGCCAAGCACTGACGATTAAGCTGAAAAAAGACCTTCCGGTTTCTGAAATCGAAGACATCTTAGCGGCGCATAATGATTGGGTAAAAGTGATTCCCAATGATCGTGAGTTATCAGCGCAAGAGTTAACTCCAACCAAGGTAACCGGCACCTTAAGTGTTCCCGTCGGTCGTATTCGAAAATTGACTATGGGCCCTGAATACATATCAGCCTTCACCGTAGGTGACCAACTGTTATGGGGTGCTGCAGAGCCATTGCGTCGTATGTTACGCATACTGCTAGCTAAATAA
- the efpL gene encoding elongation factor P-like protein EfpL → MPKASEIKKNAAIEHNDKVYFVKDIAKLTPSGRAGASLYRMRLYDVATGAKADESFKADEMINLADVSRHQVMFSYIDGDEYVFMDNEDYTPFNLNKDTIADEVQFITEDTAGIQVVTVDGAPVAVELPASVELVIVETDPSIKGASASARTKPAILSTGLSVQVPEYIASGEKIKVSTTEKKFMSRADK, encoded by the coding sequence ATGCCAAAGGCTAGTGAAATAAAAAAGAACGCCGCCATTGAACATAACGACAAAGTTTACTTTGTTAAAGACATCGCCAAACTTACCCCTAGTGGCCGTGCTGGCGCCAGTTTATACCGTATGCGTTTGTACGATGTAGCTACCGGAGCCAAAGCCGACGAGAGCTTTAAAGCCGATGAAATGATCAACTTGGCCGACGTTAGTCGCCATCAAGTGATGTTCTCTTACATCGACGGTGACGAATACGTGTTTATGGATAACGAAGACTACACTCCGTTCAACCTAAACAAAGACACCATTGCCGACGAAGTGCAATTTATTACTGAAGATACCGCTGGTATTCAAGTGGTAACAGTAGACGGTGCACCGGTAGCTGTAGAGCTTCCTGCTAGCGTTGAATTGGTGATTGTAGAAACCGACCCATCAATTAAAGGTGCTTCAGCTAGTGCCCGTACGAAACCCGCTATTTTAAGCACCGGTTTGTCGGTGCAAGTGCCGGAGTATATTGCCAGTGGTGAGAAGATTAAGGTAAGTACCACTGAGAAGAAATTTATGAGTCGTGCAGATAAGTAG